CTCATTCAGGTAAGAAGGCTTAGTACGTTTTTGAAAAGGCATTTGGTTTAGGTAAACTTTTCTCAATAATAAACATTTTCAGTTACTAAAGCACTTTGAGATAACTCTATGCAATTTCTATAAGGGATCTATCATCTGTCTTTTCATAGTAAAGTCTCACTGCCATACAGTGTTATGCCAATATTTTATTCCTTGGAGTTCAACTAAGACTTGATGAACCTCCCACTATGCATTTCCACTGTGTGTATGTGATTTTACATTAACCTAAAATCTCTGCCATGGTCACTGTATTCTCTCTGTCCTGGAAACATGCATACAACCATGACAGTACCTGTAAACTAAATAAACCCTTCTGAGAACACTCAACTAACAAAGGGGAGATACTAAAAATGGACTCTGAAGTTGGCAGGGCTACAATCAAGCGCAGGTTTTAAATTTACAGCCCAGTGTCTTCAAAGGATGTAGCCTAGTCTACCTTGGCTGTACATGTGACGGCCAATGGAGATTGATATCTGTATACCTTCCATGGTTACTGTTGCAGCCACAATTACACTTGACTGTGAGCTCAGTTAGCTCCATCCCTGTGCACATCTGGAATTTGACCTCTGCTCTCCCTTTGAACTGCCCTCCCAGCTGCACTGGAGGAGTCACAAAACAGGCAGCTGGAGGTCGGCCCACTCCTCAAGCATatgcagttacacacacacacacccgtagTGATTTCTAAATAGGGACAGGATATTATGTATGGTTTATTTTCTTGTGTTTGTGTCAACCATGACATGCTCAATACACACCAAGATAAATAAATCATGTTACGTTGTTTTGGCCCTCCTCATGTAAAGCCAGACTGAGACTGTATTGAAAGAATGTTTACACAAGTTTGCACAACATGATAAAGGCTTAAATGCATACAAGATGTATGTAAATGTGTGCAACCTTCGCACTGTCTATTGCTGAATTTCTCTCTTGTGAGTTATGCACTTATGTATATCAGTCATGCCACATACATAAAATGTGTCCATGTTATAATATATATTGTGTTTTGTGATGTACAGGAGCTGTGTCAGTGCAGGCCCTCAGATGGGAACTGCTCGTGCTGTAAGGAGTGTATGCTCTGTCTGGGCACACTGTGGGAGGAGTGCTGTGACTGTGTGGGTAGGTGCcataggtgtggactcgagtctgactcatgtcacaaatttgatgacttgagactcgacatgatagaaaataaaataacttgagactTAAGTTGGAGCCTCAAGGCtcgggactcgacttgagactgatgacttgaaattctggccaggttttgtcactcattttgtggcacagagtctcTGTGGATTACTCTCCACACAGCCAGAGACAGTAGCTGCAGGCATCACACTTGACCCCCAAAAGAGTttgagaggattgccataaatatACAGCTCCAAAAATTGTTTGGTGATCAAGAATATtaactgtttactttgcaagctcaccagcaatggggcatcatgcaacaattactagcatagctcttttttaagtaaaaattgcttgaaattgatcttatgaagcttgcatttggaattAGTAGTTAAAATTAATTATTACATAACCAAAatgttgtagacaaaataatgaaaagggctgtATGGTtcctcaataaatagacaaagatttgtagttgatgtcattgcatgccttgatttttatttattttttacttgacTTGAAATAACTTGACTCAGCTCGTCTTGACTTGCTCTTAAAATGCATGACTTGGACTTGACTTGAGACTTGGACCTTTTGACTcgagacttgcttgtgacttgaataatagtgacttggtcccacctctggtTGGTGCCATGGACTAGGTGCACATTGAAAAGGACAAATAATAACCAGTGTCAGAATGGATTAATGAGGATGGGTATTTGGTTTTTGAATCATATCGAGCTCCTCCAAATCCTTCCTTTATTCACTGATTGTTCAAGGTGGTGCACCCATCCTATTTTACAAGTGCAGTGCAGTGAATGTTGAGTATCAAATGAACAAATAGGAGAATAGTGGTTTACTGATGATCAGTAATTTATTGTAATAaattatttgatttatttacCAATTATCAACTTGCTCCCTGCATCCCCTCACACAGGGATGTGTAACCCCAGGAACTACAGCGACACTCCAGCTACCTCCAAGAGCACGGTGGAGGAACTCTACCGACCCATCCCCTCACTGTTCCGTGCCCTTACAGAGGGCGAAGCACCCATCAACATGATGGTAGTATCCTTCCCCGTGGCCGAGGAACTATCTTACCACGAGAACCTGGTGTCTTTCCTGAAAACAATGGAGGACCAGCACCAAAATGTCTCCCTGCCCGGGAACAGTATCCACGCCAGCTACGATAACACCCAAAGTACTGCaggtagagagggatgagagggttGAATTATGGGGATACTCATAGCTGCTGGGTACTACTTCCATAATAAGAGAGTAAATGGAGCGTAGGCACATCATACAGTCTTGCACAGATGCCTTTTATCAAAGTATTAGTTCATCAGAAAAACTCAGATTCTACAAGTTTAGCATTTGTAGCAAAAATCCCATTtaagtcatgggaccgatattgTCATTTTTCAcgcatcatgtccaaatcatccaaaagtatctattgtgaagctcaacaaagtcccatacagtgctttcggaaagtattcagacacctttactttttccacaatttgttacgttagaCTTAttttgaaattgattaaataaaacaaattcctcagcaatctacacacaataccccataatgacaaagtgaaacttttttttttttttttgcaaacttTATAAGAATGTAAAaacacataccttatttacataagtattcagaccctttgctatgagactcaattgagctcaggtgcatcctgtttccattgatcatccttgatgtttctacaacttgattggagtccacctgtggtaaattcaattgattggatatgatttggaaaagcacacgcctttctatataaaggtcccacagttgacagtgcaaaaaccaagccatgaggtcgaaggaattgtccgtagagctccaagacaggattgtgtcgaggcacagatctggggaagggtaccaaaaaatgtctgcagcattgaaggtccccaagaacacagtggcctacataattcttaaatggaagaagtttggaaccaccaagactcttcctagagctggctgcccagccaaactgagcaatcgtgggagaagggccttggtcagggaggtgaccaagaacccgatggtcactttgatagagttcctctgtggagatgggagaaccttccaaaaggacaaccatctctgcagcactccaccaaacaggcctttatggtagtggccagacagaagccactcctcagtaaaaggcacatgacagcccgcttgggagttttccaaaaggcacctaaagactctgaccatgagaaacaaggtctgaaggaaaccttgcaccatccctacggtgaagcatggtggtggcagcatcatgctttggggatgtttttcagcggcaggaactgggagactagtcaggatcgaggcaaagatgaacggagaaaagtacagagagatctttgatgaaaacctgctccagagtgctcaggacctcagactggggtgaaggttcaccttccaacaggacaacgaccctaagcacacagccaagacaacacaggagtggcttagggacaagtctctgaatgtccttgagtggc
This sequence is a window from Coregonus clupeaformis isolate EN_2021a chromosome 7, ASM2061545v1, whole genome shotgun sequence. Protein-coding genes within it:
- the LOC121570447 gene encoding twisted gastrulation protein homolog 1-A-like, which produces MKSIQILLSTALTFLLSGLSMTTACNKALCASDVSKCLIQELCQCRPSDGNCSCCKECMLCLGTLWEECCDCVGMCNPRNYSDTPATSKSTVEELYRPIPSLFRALTEGEAPINMMVVSFPVAEELSYHENLVSFLKTMEDQHQNVSLPGNSIHASYDNTQSTADNMCTVVYFDDCVSIRQCKQYCESMGGSKYRWFHNACCECIGPECLDYGSKTVKCMNCLF